A stretch of DNA from Equus asinus isolate D_3611 breed Donkey chromosome 20, EquAss-T2T_v2, whole genome shotgun sequence:
tttatggtacACAGCTGTTTTTCCTTGAGCAAGCAAATTTTTTCTGCTGTCATTCTTCTGGCTTCAAATGCCAAAACTGACAACCCCCAGATTTTATATGTTCCTCATTGGATTAGAAGCATCAAGAACAAATAGACGATCCAATTTAAGGTGAGCAGAATTAGTGTTTTGGTCTGTACCCAAATTCATTTTGGTATTTAGGTCTGCACCTGGTTCCAGATAGCAGTAGTGTGAAGTTCTGTTGCAGGGGGAATAGCCTTCAATTGACAGGCGTAATTTCTAAGGAAATCTCAgtgacaaattttttaaaaagcacagtaTTCTAGAAGTAACAACTGGAGAGTAATATATTATTGAAGTAATTCTGAAACAAAACTTGGGTTAGAATCCTGTATGTCATATAGTGCtgttattgagcatctattacaaAGAACTTAACTCAGTTATCTCGATTTTCTATATTCCTTTAGTAATGGCGGATAACTCCTGttacctttcttccttcctttaggATTGTGTGTGTAAAGGGCAAGTTTTTGTTCCTTCCCTTTGGCTCTCATTATTTAGGTGCTGAGAGTATGATGTAGCCGAATCATAACCCAGTTTGAGATCATCTTCCTTTGGGAAGTAAAAGTAAGGTCAAGTTCACAAATTTCCAAAATTCTTTAATGGATAAGCTTAATGCCGAGCAACTTTAAAAACACTAGTAAAAACAACAACTCACATTGGCCAAAGGCTAAAAGGTTATAGAACAGAAATAGCGCTAACTGACTTTGCTTACTAATGTGACAAAACAGAAAGACCaggtctgtttttctttctttggcatgACTGCTGCAATTGCTGGATTTGAGAGTGGTAATTAGGAAGTTAAATGGTATCTGATACCAAAAGGTATCTGATAATACCTAGAAAAGACGAAGGATGACTGAAGTCCTTACTCTATAATGTCCCATGGGCTTTCAAATTAGTTGTTTCTGTTTAAATAAAAGGAGAGCTATAAAGAACCAGGTTACCCCAAACAATCCTGTGAAGagacaggtaaaaaaaaaagacttaagaaggagaaagagggaagggaagcttcctgggCATGACACCATTTGCAAGGTCACAACGAATACCCCAACGAAGGGCAGATCTTTTCTTCTCAGTTGGTACTAGGTAATTGTTGGGAACATATATGTGCTGAGGCTTCGATTGGGGTTCTGCTCGACAGAGCATCTGCTCTCGGACACCCCAGCGTAATTCCTTCCTATGATCTTCACCAGGAAACCGCATTGAGTCCCAGTCTCGTTTGTACTCAAAATACCGGGCTACCCGGTCTACCTTGCCCCGGTTTCGGCTTAACTGGTCCAGCTTTGGGAGAATAAAGGACTTGGGTCGGCTGGCAACAATCAGGTCTTGTTCATACGCTGGAGGGcctattccttctcttcctagaTAACAAATGAGCTGATCCTGAGAAATTCCTTGGTATTCATGTGGTAGATTAAATTTTTGTGAAGTATCAACTGGGGATTCCCTGTCTTCCTGAAACTGCAGATTCATCAGCCTTTGTCTTAAGTCCCAGAGATCCACATCACTTTCTG
This window harbors:
- the HYLS1 gene encoding centriolar and ciliogenesis-associated protein HYLS1 isoform X1, with amino-acid sequence MAERRRSYSVGEAMEELMGPDGQKWANMDPEERMLAAATAFTHICAGQGEGDVRREAQSVQYDPYSKASITPGKRSALPVHVQYPHVENNVTSETVSEASQRLRKPVMKRKVLRRKPGGEVLVTDESIVSESESGTESDVDLWDLRQRLMNLQFQEDRESPVDTSQKFNLPHEYQGISQDQLICYLGREGIGPPAYEQDLIVASRPKSFILPKLDQLSRNRGKVDRVARYFEYKRDWDSMRFPGEDHRKELRWGVREQMLCRAEPQSKPQHIYVPNNYLVPTEKKRSALRWGIRCDLANGVMPRKLPFPLSPS
- the HYLS1 gene encoding centriolar and ciliogenesis-associated protein HYLS1 isoform X2; the encoded protein is MEELMGPDGQKWANMDPEERMLAAATAFTHICAGQGEGDVRREAQSVQYDPYSKASITPGKRSALPVHVQYPHVENNVTSETVSEASQRLRKPVMKRKVLRRKPGGEVLVTDESIVSESESGTESDVDLWDLRQRLMNLQFQEDRESPVDTSQKFNLPHEYQGISQDQLICYLGREGIGPPAYEQDLIVASRPKSFILPKLDQLSRNRGKVDRVARYFEYKRDWDSMRFPGEDHRKELRWGVREQMLCRAEPQSKPQHIYVPNNYLVPTEKKRSALRWGIRCDLANGVMPRKLPFPLSPS